Proteins from a single region of Streptomyces spectabilis:
- a CDS encoding acyl-CoA dehydrogenase family protein has translation MLDTLTALVTETVGDAAGEWDVTGEIPLGVLRGLAAKGVLCAEAKPEFGGLGLSGLDNAELTAHTGALCSSLRSVMTSQGMAAWTLQRFGDKAQRAQYIGRLTGGDLAAVAFSEPGAGSDLAAMSTEIRRDGDDIVVNGTKTWITVAGYADLILVFGRHEGGGAVAVVPTTAPGVQVTRVPEPLGCRAAGHATVQLDDVRLPAGHLLAVAGQPVVMLTTIALTYGRLSVAWGCVGILRACLTAVARHVTTREQFGKPLLQHQLVARHLAELYAAERTATLACERASAAWDSGSPEQVPASVLAKHVAAQNAARGAAAAVQVLASAGAVGGHVVERAFRDAKLMEVIEGSNEICQLILAEHAAAAAA, from the coding sequence GTGCTTGACACGCTGACGGCGCTGGTGACCGAGACGGTCGGCGACGCCGCGGGCGAGTGGGACGTGACGGGCGAGATCCCCCTCGGCGTGCTGCGCGGCCTCGCCGCCAAGGGCGTGCTGTGCGCGGAGGCGAAGCCGGAGTTCGGCGGCCTCGGCCTGTCCGGCCTGGACAACGCCGAACTCACCGCGCACACCGGGGCGCTGTGCAGTTCGCTGCGGTCCGTGATGACCTCGCAGGGCATGGCCGCCTGGACGCTCCAGCGGTTCGGCGACAAGGCGCAGCGCGCTCAGTACATCGGCCGCCTCACCGGCGGCGACCTGGCCGCCGTGGCGTTCAGCGAGCCGGGCGCCGGCAGCGATCTCGCCGCGATGAGCACCGAGATCCGCCGCGACGGCGATGACATCGTCGTCAACGGCACCAAGACGTGGATCACGGTCGCCGGATACGCCGATCTGATCCTGGTGTTCGGCCGTCACGAGGGCGGCGGCGCCGTCGCCGTGGTGCCCACGACGGCGCCCGGCGTCCAGGTCACCCGGGTGCCCGAACCCCTCGGCTGCCGCGCCGCGGGACACGCCACCGTCCAGCTCGACGACGTACGGCTGCCCGCCGGTCATCTGCTCGCGGTGGCGGGCCAGCCGGTCGTCATGCTGACCACCATCGCGCTCACCTACGGCCGGCTCTCGGTGGCCTGGGGCTGCGTCGGGATCCTGCGCGCCTGCCTCACGGCCGTCGCCCGGCACGTCACGACGCGCGAGCAGTTCGGCAAGCCCCTGCTCCAGCACCAGCTCGTCGCCCGGCACCTGGCCGAGCTCTACGCCGCCGAGCGGACGGCGACGCTCGCCTGCGAGCGGGCGAGCGCCGCCTGGGACAGCGGTTCGCCGGAGCAGGTGCCCGCGTCGGTCCTCGCCAAGCACGTCGCGGCCCAGAACGCGGCCCGCGGCGCGGCCGCCGCGGTGCAGGTGCTCGCCTCCGCGGGCGCGGTGGGCGGCCACGTGGTGGAACGGGCCTTCCGGGACGCCAAGTTGATGGAAGTCATCGAGGGCAGCAACGAGATCTGCCAGCTGATACTCGCCGAGCACGCCGCCGCGGCGGCGGCCTGA
- a CDS encoding acyl carrier protein: protein MTDSTTELPVAAIEQQIGAFLEAKTKMTWEPEVDLFASGAVSSLFAMELVVFVESTFDVEVEGPDLALDNFRTLRTMSALVTRLRVGGTGA, encoded by the coding sequence ATGACGGACTCGACAACGGAACTGCCCGTCGCCGCCATCGAGCAGCAGATCGGCGCGTTCCTTGAGGCCAAGACCAAGATGACCTGGGAGCCGGAGGTGGACCTGTTCGCCTCGGGAGCGGTCTCCTCGCTCTTCGCGATGGAGCTCGTGGTGTTCGTGGAGAGCACCTTCGACGTCGAGGTGGAGGGCCCGGACCTCGCCCTGGACAACTTCCGCACCCTGCGCACCATGAGCGCGCTCGTGACCCGGCTGCGCGTCGGGGGCACCGGTGCTTGA
- a CDS encoding O-methyltransferase: protein MAGQVQLDEGVLDYVRSVSLRDDEILRDLVNETAFMPSLNAMVTMPEEGQLLALLVGLTGASRVLEIGTFTGYSTLCMARALPPGGRIVTCDISERWTKIARRYWERAGVGDRIELRLGDGAETMAALLAEHGPETFDLVFVDADKTGYARYYEEALTQLRPGGLVVLDNTLYFGRVADPEAHDADTEAIRALNAALHVDSRVELSLLPMADGITLARKNKAQ, encoded by the coding sequence ACGAGGGTGTCCTCGACTATGTGCGCTCGGTGTCGCTGCGCGACGACGAGATCCTGCGCGACCTGGTGAACGAGACGGCGTTCATGCCGTCCCTGAACGCCATGGTGACCATGCCCGAGGAGGGGCAGCTGCTCGCCCTCCTCGTCGGTCTCACCGGTGCCTCCCGGGTCCTGGAGATCGGCACGTTCACCGGCTACAGCACGCTGTGCATGGCGCGGGCGCTGCCGCCCGGCGGGCGGATCGTCACCTGCGACATCAGCGAGCGCTGGACGAAGATCGCACGGCGGTACTGGGAGCGCGCCGGGGTCGGCGACCGGATCGAGCTGCGGCTCGGCGACGGCGCCGAGACCATGGCGGCGCTGCTCGCCGAGCACGGCCCCGAGACCTTCGACCTGGTCTTCGTCGACGCCGACAAGACCGGCTACGCCCGCTACTACGAAGAGGCGCTGACGCAGCTGCGGCCCGGCGGCCTCGTCGTGCTCGACAACACCCTCTACTTCGGCCGGGTCGCGGACCCCGAGGCGCACGACGCCGACACCGAGGCCATCCGCGCGCTCAACGCCGCACTCCACGTCGACAGCCGGGTGGAGCTCTCGCTGCTCCCGATGGCGGACGGCATCACATTGGCACGCAAGAACAAGGCGCAGTGA
- a CDS encoding HAD-IIIC family phosphatase: protein MSEAQPIVKCLVWDLDNTLWQGTLVEDGHVEVDDTLRKVVTELDARGVLQAVSSRNDHDEAWAKLEELGLAEYFVLPHIGWGPKSDSVRSIAERLNFSLKTIAFIDDLPTERAEVAYHLPEVRCYPAEQAGQLLGLPEFSPPVVTVDARRRREMYQAGFQRDLQREEYQGADEEFLRSLDLVMRIGKARDEEITRVEELTLRTSQMNATGVHYSDAALRSLLTDEDHEVLVVSMADRFGPHGAVGVMLIEKTPGAWRIKLLATSCRVVSFGAGAVLLRWLTDAAARAGVHLVADFRRTERNRMMEVAYRFAGFTAAACDCLAPFAPPEGTECLHLEPVRQDPPTTLRVLAPAPLVGGREAEWR from the coding sequence ATGTCAGAAGCACAACCGATCGTGAAGTGCCTGGTCTGGGATCTCGACAACACCCTGTGGCAGGGCACACTCGTCGAGGACGGCCACGTGGAGGTCGACGACACCCTCCGCAAGGTCGTGACGGAGCTCGACGCCCGCGGCGTACTGCAGGCCGTGTCGAGCCGCAACGACCACGACGAGGCGTGGGCGAAGCTGGAGGAGCTCGGCCTCGCCGAGTACTTCGTCCTTCCGCACATCGGCTGGGGCCCGAAGTCGGATTCGGTGCGCAGCATCGCCGAGCGCCTCAACTTCTCGCTGAAGACGATCGCGTTCATCGACGACCTGCCCACCGAGCGCGCCGAGGTCGCCTACCACCTGCCCGAGGTGCGGTGCTACCCGGCCGAGCAGGCGGGCCAGCTGCTCGGTCTGCCCGAGTTCAGCCCGCCGGTGGTCACCGTCGACGCGCGCAGACGCCGCGAGATGTACCAGGCCGGGTTCCAGCGGGACCTCCAGCGCGAGGAGTACCAGGGCGCCGACGAGGAGTTCCTGCGCTCGCTCGACCTGGTGATGCGCATCGGCAAGGCCAGGGACGAGGAGATCACCCGGGTCGAGGAACTGACCCTGCGGACCAGCCAGATGAACGCGACCGGCGTGCACTACTCGGACGCCGCGCTGCGCTCCCTGCTCACCGACGAGGACCACGAGGTGCTCGTGGTCTCCATGGCCGACCGCTTCGGACCGCACGGCGCCGTCGGGGTCATGCTGATCGAGAAGACGCCGGGCGCCTGGCGCATCAAGCTGCTCGCCACCTCGTGCCGGGTCGTCTCCTTCGGCGCGGGCGCGGTGCTGCTGCGCTGGCTCACCGACGCCGCCGCGCGCGCCGGGGTGCACCTCGTCGCCGACTTCAGGCGTACCGAACGCAACCGGATGATGGAGGTCGCGTACCGGTTCGCGGGGTTCACCGCCGCCGCGTGCGACTGCCTGGCCCCGTTCGCTCCGCCCGAGGGAACCGAGTGCCTGCATCTGGAGCCGGTCCGCCAGGACCCGCCGACGACCCTGCGCGTCCTCGCCCCCGCCCCGCTCGTCGGCGGGCGCGAGGCGGAGTGGCGGTAG
- a CDS encoding BTAD domain-containing putative transcriptional regulator, protein MDNEKPIALGGDRRRATLGLLLLNANREVATSKLLDGLWGTDDTPVTARKVLQNAVRGLRVTFAEHARGDARPPALLTCAHGYQLQVDPEQVDMFRFHRLAQAGRADLAAARPGAAARTLREALALWRGRALADLVESGHSWAELTALENARLDVMEDYYEAELANGRHQAVLSDLEAMVEAEPLRERACHQLMLALYRGGRQADALAAYRRVRVRLAEQFGLEPGRELRLLQHAILVHDPAIAAPAAPARPVVIAGLGQESEPREHPAARPVQLIPAQRTIGRSSVSTVLIRADYATGSRVGDVGRALERTARIVHEEVGRLGGVVAGSTGSVTLALFRSAPPRDEGSDQAAERAVRAAMALRQRICFDVPDGERPALRVAVATGEMRMRPGGPVREPLPVNGALLVDSESLLQAAEDTEIVVCGRTRRLTGSAIAYGREGGPRPRWAVKGRYRDSFGRAEVLDREPELGVLNSLLERVRRRSRPHLVLVLGAPGIGKSPLLAAFERRVENAATVRLSTVGPASLPHVARLAGHGPLVVFADDLHRADHAILEFVEGLLDAPQPLPVLVVAAARPELFRRRPDWGAGQRHATRLTLEPVAAEPRVEAARARQLARLCHVAS, encoded by the coding sequence ATGGACAACGAGAAGCCGATCGCGCTCGGCGGCGACCGCCGGCGGGCGACGCTCGGCCTGCTGCTGCTCAACGCCAACCGGGAGGTGGCGACCAGCAAGCTCCTCGACGGGCTGTGGGGCACCGACGACACGCCCGTCACGGCGCGCAAGGTCCTGCAGAACGCCGTGCGCGGCCTGCGCGTCACGTTCGCCGAGCACGCGCGGGGCGACGCCCGCCCGCCTGCCCTGCTGACGTGCGCGCACGGCTACCAGCTGCAAGTCGACCCCGAGCAGGTCGACATGTTCCGCTTCCACCGCCTCGCGCAGGCGGGGCGCGCGGACCTCGCGGCCGCACGGCCCGGCGCCGCGGCCCGCACCCTGCGCGAGGCGCTCGCCCTGTGGCGCGGGCGGGCCCTCGCCGACCTCGTCGAGTCCGGGCACTCCTGGGCGGAGCTCACCGCCCTGGAGAACGCGCGCCTCGACGTGATGGAGGACTACTACGAGGCCGAGCTGGCGAACGGCCGCCACCAGGCCGTCCTCAGCGACCTGGAGGCCATGGTCGAGGCCGAGCCGCTGCGGGAGCGGGCGTGCCACCAGCTCATGCTCGCGCTGTACCGCGGCGGCCGGCAGGCCGACGCCCTCGCCGCCTACCGGCGGGTGCGGGTGCGGCTCGCCGAGCAGTTCGGGCTCGAACCCGGCCGGGAGCTGCGCCTGTTGCAGCACGCGATCCTGGTGCACGACCCGGCCATCGCGGCGCCCGCCGCACCCGCGCGCCCGGTGGTGATCGCGGGGCTCGGGCAGGAGAGCGAGCCGCGCGAGCACCCTGCCGCCCGGCCGGTCCAGCTCATCCCGGCGCAGCGCACCATCGGCCGGAGCAGCGTCAGCACCGTGCTGATCCGCGCCGACTACGCCACCGGAAGCCGGGTCGGCGACGTCGGCAGGGCCCTGGAGCGCACCGCGCGGATCGTGCACGAGGAGGTGGGGCGGCTCGGCGGCGTGGTCGCCGGGTCGACCGGCTCCGTCACCCTCGCCCTCTTCAGGTCCGCGCCGCCGCGCGACGAGGGCTCCGACCAGGCGGCCGAGCGCGCGGTCCGGGCCGCCATGGCGCTGCGGCAGCGCATCTGCTTCGACGTACCGGACGGCGAACGGCCCGCCCTGCGCGTCGCGGTGGCGACGGGCGAGATGCGGATGCGCCCCGGCGGCCCCGTACGGGAGCCGCTGCCCGTCAACGGCGCGCTGCTCGTCGACAGCGAGTCCCTGCTCCAGGCCGCCGAGGACACGGAGATCGTGGTGTGCGGCCGCACCAGGAGACTGACCGGATCGGCGATCGCGTACGGCCGCGAGGGCGGTCCCCGGCCCCGCTGGGCGGTCAAGGGGCGCTACCGCGACTCCTTCGGCCGGGCGGAGGTCCTCGACCGCGAGCCCGAACTCGGCGTCCTCAACAGCCTCCTGGAGCGGGTCCGCCGCCGCTCCCGGCCGCATCTCGTGCTGGTGCTCGGCGCCCCGGGCATCGGGAAGTCACCGCTGCTCGCGGCGTTCGAGCGGCGGGTGGAGAACGCGGCGACCGTACGGCTCTCCACCGTCGGGCCCGCGAGCCTGCCGCACGTGGCGCGGCTCGCCGGGCACGGCCCCCTCGTGGTGTTCGCCGACGATCTGCACCGGGCCGACCACGCGATCCTGGAGTTCGTCGAGGGCCTCCTCGACGCGCCGCAGCCGCTGCCGGTGCTCGTGGTCGCCGCGGCCCGCCCCGAGCTGTTCCGCAGGCGCCCCGACTGGGGCGCGGGCCAGCGGCACGCCACCCGGCTGACCCTCGAACCGGTGGCGGCCGAACCGCGCGTCGAGGCGGCCCGGGCCCGTCAGCTGGCGAGGCTCTGCCATGTCGCCAGTTGA